A window from Flavobacterium gyeonganense encodes these proteins:
- a CDS encoding DNA gyrase/topoisomerase IV subunit A gives MKDEEDDNIIPNDDENNQDENQIDDNPNGDDDEIIDVDAKNFEGQHFYENEEEEGEDVITKVTGMYKDWFLDYASYVILERAVPAIEDGFKPVQRRIMHSLKELDDGRYNKVANVVGHTMQYHPHGDASIGDAMVQIGQKDLLIDCQGNWGNILTGDGAAASRYIEARLSKFALEVLYSPKITDWGVSYDGRRAEPNNLPVKFPLLLAQGAEGIAVGLSTKVLPHNFNELIDASIKILKGKPFTLYPDFMTAGIADVSNYNDGMRGGRVRVRAKISQLDKNTLVITQIPFSTNTSTLIDSILKANEKGKIKIKKIEDNTAADVEILIHLFPGVSPDKTIDALFAFTACETSVAPLGCVIEDNKPLFIGVSEMLKISTHRTVDLLRQELEIQLEELKNKWHFSTLEKIFIREEMYIDFKLYGDRESLYKYLYDRFEPFKKSFVREITDEDLQRLTQIPMIRITRFDSDKADELISRLEEEMKEVEYNLEHLTDFAIAYFTKLKEKYGKGRQRQTELRVFDNVEATKVVLRNTKLYVNREEGFVGTSLKKDEYVGDCSDIDDVIVFLRDGTMMITKVDAKTFVGKDIIHVAVFDKNDKRTIYNMIYRDGKSGPSYIKRFNVTGVTRDKAYDLTNGTKGSQVVYFSHNPNGEAEVVTILLRQIGTIKKLKFDIDFAKLAIKGRSSKGNLVTKYPIKKIELKEKGISTLLPRKVWFDDTVKRLNVDGRGELLGEFKPTDKILVISQSGKLKVIIPELSTHFEEDMIVLEKWKPKKPISAIYYDGEKERYFLKRFLVENEGKEEIFITDHPNSQLEIVSTDYRPVAQLVFAKVKGVQKEDLHIDVADFIAVKGFKALGNQLTTEKLRQVNLLEPLPYEEPVEEVPERPEISEDDPVETELDDDGQIGLVLE, from the coding sequence ATGAAAGACGAAGAAGACGATAACATTATTCCAAACGACGACGAAAATAATCAGGATGAAAATCAGATTGATGACAATCCAAATGGAGATGACGATGAGATTATCGACGTAGATGCTAAAAACTTTGAAGGGCAGCATTTTTACGAAAATGAGGAAGAAGAGGGAGAAGACGTTATAACGAAAGTAACCGGAATGTACAAAGACTGGTTCCTGGATTACGCTTCGTACGTAATTCTGGAACGTGCAGTTCCTGCTATCGAAGACGGATTCAAGCCTGTTCAGCGTCGTATTATGCACTCTTTAAAAGAGCTGGATGATGGTCGTTATAATAAAGTTGCCAATGTTGTAGGTCACACCATGCAGTATCACCCACACGGAGATGCGAGTATTGGTGATGCAATGGTACAAATCGGTCAAAAAGATTTATTGATAGACTGTCAAGGAAACTGGGGAAATATTCTAACAGGGGATGGCGCTGCAGCTTCACGTTATATCGAGGCACGTTTATCTAAGTTTGCTTTGGAGGTTTTATATTCTCCAAAAATTACAGATTGGGGTGTTTCGTATGATGGTCGTCGTGCAGAACCAAATAATCTTCCGGTAAAATTCCCATTGCTTTTAGCTCAGGGAGCGGAAGGTATTGCAGTTGGTCTTTCGACGAAAGTCCTGCCTCATAACTTCAATGAATTAATTGATGCTTCTATTAAAATATTAAAAGGAAAACCGTTTACGCTTTATCCAGATTTTATGACTGCTGGTATCGCCGATGTTTCGAATTATAATGACGGAATGCGCGGCGGACGTGTACGTGTGCGTGCTAAGATTTCACAGTTGGATAAAAATACATTGGTGATTACGCAGATTCCGTTTTCTACTAATACTTCGACTTTGATTGATAGTATTTTGAAAGCCAATGAAAAAGGTAAAATCAAAATCAAGAAAATTGAAGACAATACTGCAGCTGATGTAGAGATTTTAATTCACCTTTTCCCGGGTGTTTCTCCTGATAAAACAATTGATGCTTTATTTGCATTTACAGCTTGTGAAACGTCTGTAGCTCCTTTAGGTTGTGTTATTGAAGATAACAAACCTTTGTTTATCGGAGTTTCTGAAATGTTGAAAATCTCCACACACAGAACGGTTGATTTACTGCGTCAGGAATTAGAAATTCAGTTAGAAGAATTAAAGAATAAATGGCATTTTTCTACTTTAGAAAAAATCTTCATTCGTGAAGAAATGTATATCGATTTCAAATTATACGGAGACAGAGAATCACTTTACAAGTATTTGTATGATCGTTTTGAGCCTTTCAAAAAATCATTCGTAAGAGAAATTACAGATGAAGATTTGCAAAGATTAACTCAAATCCCGATGATTCGTATCACTCGTTTTGATTCTGATAAAGCTGATGAATTGATTTCGAGGCTGGAAGAAGAAATGAAAGAGGTAGAATACAATTTGGAACATCTAACCGATTTTGCGATTGCCTATTTCACGAAATTAAAAGAGAAATACGGAAAAGGACGCCAGCGCCAGACTGAACTTCGTGTTTTTGATAACGTTGAAGCTACAAAAGTTGTTTTGCGTAACACAAAATTATACGTGAACCGCGAAGAAGGTTTTGTAGGAACGAGTTTAAAGAAAGACGAATATGTGGGAGATTGTTCTGATATTGATGATGTAATTGTATTTCTACGAGATGGTACAATGATGATTACAAAAGTAGATGCCAAAACTTTTGTAGGTAAAGATATTATTCATGTGGCTGTATTTGATAAGAACGATAAACGTACGATTTACAATATGATTTATCGTGATGGAAAATCTGGGCCATCTTACATAAAACGTTTCAATGTTACCGGAGTTACCAGAGACAAAGCTTATGATTTGACGAATGGCACCAAAGGCTCTCAGGTTGTTTATTTCTCACATAATCCAAACGGTGAAGCTGAGGTGGTTACCATCTTATTAAGACAAATTGGAACAATTAAAAAACTGAAATTCGATATTGATTTTGCCAAACTAGCAATCAAAGGACGTAGTTCTAAAGGAAACCTGGTAACCAAATACCCAATTAAGAAAATAGAATTAAAAGAAAAAGGAATTTCGACCTTACTTCCAAGAAAAGTCTGGTTTGATGACACTGTAAAACGTTTAAATGTTGACGGAAGAGGAGAATTACTAGGCGAATTCAAACCAACGGATAAAATTTTGGTCATCAGTCAATCCGGTAAACTAAAAGTAATTATTCCGGAGTTATCAACTCACTTTGAAGAAGATATGATTGTTTTGGAAAAATGGAAACCTAAGAAACCAATTTCTGCAATTTATTACGATGGTGAAAAAGAGCGCTATTTCTTAAAGCGTTTCCTTGTGGAAAATGAAGGCAAAGAAGAAATCTTTATTACCGATCATCCGAACTCTCAGTTGGAAATTGTATCAACAGATTATCGTCCGGTGGCACAATTGGTTTTTGCAAAAGTAAAAGGTGTTCAGAAAGAAGATCTTCATATAGATGTAGCAGACTTTATAGCCGTAAAAGGTTTTAAAGCTTTAGGAAATCAATTAACAACAGAAAAGTTAAGACAAGTCAATTTATTAGAACCGCTTCCTTACGAAGAACCTGTTGAAGAAGTTCCGGAAAGACCTGAAATTTCAGAAGACGATCCTGTAGAAACTGAATTAGATGACGACGGTCAGATTGGTCTGGTTTTAGAATAA
- a CDS encoding DNA topoisomerase IV subunit B, whose protein sequence is MLEQNQYNEDNIRSLDWKEHIRMRPGMYIGKLGDGSSPDDGIYILLKEVMDNCIDEFVMGAGKTIEITIKDKTVSVRDYGRGIPLGKVVDVVSKMNTGGKYDSKAFQKSVGLNGVGTKAVNALSNYFRVESVRDDKQKAAEFSAGNLVHEEDVIDTTKRKGTKVTFTPDETIFKNYKFRLEYVIKMVKNYCYLNNGLTIIFNGEKYYSENGLRDLLEETINEDDLEYPIIHLKDHDIEVALTHSKTQYSEEYHSFVNGQNTTQGGTHLAAYREAVVKTIREFYNKNFEASDVRKSIVSAISIKVMEPVFESQTKTKLGSTDMGSDDGTPPVSVRTFVNDFIKTKLDNYLHKNPPTAEALLRKILQAERERKELSGIRKLATDRAKKANLHNKKLRDCRAHLPDTKNPRNLESTLFITEGDSASGSITKSRDVNTQAVFSLRGKPLNSYGMTKKIVYENEEFNLLQAALDIEDGLEKLRYNNIVIATDADVDGMHIRLLLITFFLQFFPELIKEGHLYILQTPLFRVRNKKETIYCYSEEERKDAIEKLKPKPEITRFKGLGEISPDEFKNFIGDTIRLDPVMMDKHTSIEQLLSFYMGKNTPDRQEFIIKNLKVEIDELEEV, encoded by the coding sequence ATGCTAGAGCAAAATCAATACAACGAAGATAATATTCGTTCACTCGATTGGAAGGAACATATTCGTATGCGTCCGGGTATGTACATCGGGAAATTAGGGGACGGATCATCACCGGATGATGGTATTTACATTCTTTTAAAAGAAGTTATGGACAACTGTATCGATGAATTCGTTATGGGTGCCGGAAAGACTATTGAAATAACCATTAAAGACAAAACAGTTTCTGTTCGTGATTACGGACGTGGAATTCCATTGGGTAAAGTGGTCGATGTAGTTTCGAAAATGAATACAGGAGGAAAGTACGATTCGAAAGCTTTCCAAAAGTCAGTTGGTCTGAATGGTGTCGGAACAAAAGCAGTAAATGCTTTGTCTAATTATTTCCGGGTAGAATCAGTTCGTGACGACAAACAAAAAGCAGCTGAATTCTCTGCTGGAAATCTTGTTCATGAAGAAGACGTTATTGACACTACAAAACGTAAAGGAACAAAAGTAACTTTTACACCAGACGAAACGATTTTTAAAAACTATAAATTCCGTTTAGAATATGTGATTAAGATGGTCAAAAACTATTGTTATCTGAACAATGGTTTGACGATTATTTTTAACGGTGAAAAATACTATTCAGAAAACGGTCTTCGCGATTTATTAGAAGAAACAATTAATGAAGATGATTTAGAATATCCGATTATTCACTTGAAAGATCATGATATCGAAGTCGCTTTAACACACAGTAAAACGCAGTATAGCGAAGAATATCACTCATTCGTAAACGGTCAGAATACAACGCAGGGAGGAACGCACTTAGCTGCGTATCGTGAAGCGGTTGTAAAAACAATTCGTGAGTTTTACAATAAAAACTTTGAAGCATCAGACGTTCGTAAATCAATCGTAAGTGCGATTAGTATTAAAGTAATGGAGCCGGTTTTTGAGTCTCAGACTAAAACCAAATTAGGTTCTACCGATATGGGTTCAGATGATGGAACACCTCCAGTTTCTGTACGTACTTTTGTAAACGATTTTATCAAAACCAAATTAGATAATTATTTACATAAAAATCCGCCGACAGCTGAGGCTTTACTGCGTAAAATTCTTCAGGCTGAACGCGAAAGAAAAGAATTGTCAGGAATTAGAAAACTGGCGACAGATCGTGCAAAAAAAGCCAATCTGCATAATAAAAAATTAAGAGATTGTCGTGCACATCTTCCAGACACTAAAAACCCAAGAAACTTAGAAAGTACGCTTTTTATTACCGAGGGAGATTCGGCTTCTGGATCGATTACTAAGTCACGTGACGTTAATACACAAGCGGTTTTCAGTTTACGTGGTAAGCCTTTGAATTCATACGGAATGACGAAGAAAATCGTGTATGAAAACGAAGAATTCAACTTGTTACAAGCAGCACTGGATATCGAAGACGGATTAGAAAAATTACGTTACAACAACATTGTAATCGCAACCGATGCCGATGTCGATGGTATGCACATTCGTTTGCTTTTGATTACGTTCTTTTTACAGTTTTTCCCGGAATTAATCAAAGAAGGACATTTGTATATTTTGCAAACACCGCTTTTCAGGGTTAGAAATAAAAAAGAGACAATTTATTGTTATTCTGAAGAAGAAAGAAAAGATGCGATTGAAAAGCTGAAACCAAAACCAGAAATTACTCGATTTAAAGGTTTAGGAGAGATTTCGCCAGACGAGTTCAAAAACTTTATTGGAGACACAATTCGCCTTGATCCTGTTATGATGGATAAACACACTTCGATTGAGCAATTATTGTCTTTCTACATGGGTAAAAATACACCGGACAGACAAGAGTTTATTATCAAGAATCTGAAGGTGGAAATTGATGAGCTTGAGGAGGTTTAA
- the pncB gene encoding nicotinate phosphoribosyltransferase: protein METTFLKSILDNDFYKFTMQHAVIRLFPKAKVRYGFINRGKHVFPPGFSDLLRKSVDAMADLRLTKDEKNYLSHYCPYLDPTYLDFLQGYSYDPSEVYITQKGSEIKVTIEGYWYRTILWEVPLMALISELFYKSNLLIRLNDDAIKELTKNKIENYNKLGVSVLEFGTRRRHSYDVHYLVNETLRTYGSESFMGTSNVHFAMLNNRRPLGTHAHEWFMFHAAQYGFKMANSISLEHWTQVYGGDLGIALTDTYTTNIFFSQFDKKYSKLFDGVRHDSGDPIEFAQKVISHYTKNGIDPKSKAIVFSDSLNFDKVEIITGFCRDKIKMSFGIGTNFTNDVGLPSMNMVIKLTETKTDHTHWQGVVKLSDEKNKNTGTSEMIDLAKQVLGIK, encoded by the coding sequence ATGGAAACAACTTTTTTGAAATCGATCTTAGATAATGATTTCTATAAATTTACGATGCAGCATGCTGTAATCAGGCTTTTTCCAAAAGCAAAAGTTCGTTATGGATTTATCAATCGCGGCAAACATGTTTTCCCTCCAGGTTTTTCCGATTTACTTCGAAAATCAGTAGATGCAATGGCGGATCTGAGATTAACCAAAGACGAAAAGAATTATTTATCGCACTATTGCCCGTACCTCGATCCTACTTATTTAGACTTTCTCCAGGGATATAGTTACGATCCCTCAGAAGTCTACATTACTCAGAAAGGCTCAGAAATCAAAGTTACAATTGAAGGTTATTGGTACCGTACTATTTTATGGGAAGTCCCCTTGATGGCTTTAATTTCTGAACTCTTTTATAAATCGAATCTTTTAATCAGGTTAAATGATGACGCCATAAAAGAACTGACCAAAAACAAAATTGAAAATTACAACAAACTTGGAGTTTCTGTTTTAGAATTTGGGACCAGACGTCGTCATTCTTACGATGTACATTATTTAGTAAATGAAACATTGAGAACTTATGGTTCAGAAAGCTTCATGGGAACCAGCAACGTGCACTTTGCAATGCTCAACAACAGAAGACCTTTAGGAACTCACGCACACGAATGGTTTATGTTTCATGCGGCGCAATATGGCTTTAAAATGGCTAATTCAATCAGCCTGGAACACTGGACCCAAGTTTACGGGGGCGACCTCGGAATCGCTTTGACAGACACTTATACAACAAATATATTTTTTAGTCAATTCGATAAAAAATATTCCAAACTTTTTGATGGCGTACGCCATGATAGCGGTGATCCGATAGAATTTGCTCAAAAGGTAATTTCGCATTATACCAAAAATGGAATTGACCCAAAATCTAAAGCGATTGTTTTCTCCGATTCCCTTAATTTTGATAAAGTAGAAATCATAACCGGTTTCTGCAGGGATAAAATTAAAATGTCTTTTGGAATTGGGACTAATTTTACCAATGATGTCGGCCTGCCATCGATGAATATGGTCATTAAATTAACGGAAACAAAAACCGACCACACACACTGGCAAGGCGTTGTAAAACTTTCTGATGAAAAAAACAAAAATACGGGAACATCCGAAATGATTGATTTAGCCAAACAAGTACTCGGAATCAAATAG
- a CDS encoding transglutaminase domain-containing protein, whose amino-acid sequence MKFKPFFFAFIFLNVITFHLSYSQKLNAIDGIILKYPKNFDSTEELAQKIDKDFNSDYDKARAIYSWIAFNIKYDYDAFLNSPGSMRFSYRNEAEKQKKIQEFNNQILQKAFKSKKAVCEGFTLLFQHLNALVGIKSEIIRGDSKTRLADIGRKSTSSNHAWNIVLIDGKWRLVDVTWGQGYYDSSKGRMVKDFDPAYFDTEPDYFFAKHFPDSGSFLNRKLNKDEFLNDPLIYNKTITGDNKIITPESGIIEVNNGDKITFLIKNISKSDQFYYLNKKNQPVRITNSKEKRGGLEFQVTFDNTIGNYITFYLDTNSIASFKVIQK is encoded by the coding sequence ATGAAATTTAAACCATTCTTTTTTGCATTTATTTTTTTAAATGTCATTACATTTCATCTCTCCTACTCTCAAAAACTGAATGCTATTGACGGTATTATACTAAAATATCCTAAAAATTTTGACAGTACTGAAGAACTGGCTCAAAAAATCGACAAAGATTTTAATTCAGATTATGACAAAGCAAGGGCAATTTACAGCTGGATCGCGTTTAACATAAAATATGATTATGATGCTTTTTTAAATTCTCCTGGATCAATGCGTTTTTCTTATCGAAATGAAGCAGAAAAGCAAAAAAAAATACAAGAGTTTAATAACCAAATACTTCAAAAGGCTTTCAAATCGAAAAAAGCAGTCTGCGAAGGTTTTACCCTTTTATTTCAGCATTTGAATGCATTGGTGGGAATTAAATCAGAGATTATCCGAGGCGACTCCAAAACAAGGCTGGCTGACATCGGCCGAAAAAGCACTTCTTCAAATCATGCATGGAACATCGTTTTAATTGATGGAAAATGGCGATTAGTTGACGTTACCTGGGGACAAGGTTATTATGACAGCAGTAAGGGCAGAATGGTAAAAGATTTTGATCCTGCTTATTTTGACACTGAGCCTGATTATTTTTTTGCAAAACATTTTCCTGACTCAGGTTCCTTTCTTAATAGAAAATTAAATAAAGATGAGTTTTTGAATGACCCTTTAATTTACAACAAAACCATTACAGGAGATAATAAAATTATAACACCTGAATCCGGAATAATTGAAGTCAATAATGGTGATAAAATAACTTTTTTGATTAAAAACATTTCAAAATCAGATCAGTTTTATTACTTAAATAAAAAGAACCAGCCTGTCAGAATAACAAACTCAAAAGAAAAAAGAGGTGGTTTAGAATTTCAGGTTACTTTTGATAATACTATCGGAAATTATATTACATTTTATCTGGATACAAACAGTATTGCTTCTTTTAAAGTAATTCAAAAATAA
- a CDS encoding NADPH-dependent FMN reductase, protein MKIIAFAGSNSQQSINRHLAAYAANQFENAEIEVLDLNDFAMPLFSVDLEKEIGQHEIAKLFLKKIESADILVVSLAENNGNYSTAFKNVFDWSSRIIKDVFQQKPMLLMATSPGARGGASVLEIAKTAFPRYGAQIKALFSLPSFNANFDLEKDKISNPEFDNELKTIVKNSFN, encoded by the coding sequence ATGAAAATTATAGCCTTTGCAGGAAGTAACAGCCAACAATCTATCAATAGACATTTAGCAGCTTATGCCGCAAATCAATTTGAAAATGCAGAAATTGAAGTTTTAGATCTGAATGATTTTGCAATGCCTTTATTCAGCGTTGACTTAGAAAAAGAAATAGGACAGCATGAAATCGCAAAATTATTTCTAAAAAAAATAGAAAGTGCTGATATCCTTGTGGTTTCTTTGGCTGAAAATAATGGAAATTATTCAACTGCTTTTAAAAATGTATTTGACTGGAGTTCCAGGATTATAAAAGATGTGTTCCAGCAAAAACCAATGCTATTAATGGCAACTTCACCTGGGGCGAGAGGCGGTGCTTCTGTTTTAGAAATTGCAAAAACTGCATTTCCAAGATATGGCGCTCAGATAAAAGCCCTCTTTTCATTACCTTCCTTCAATGCTAATTTTGATTTGGAAAAAGATAAAATTTCAAATCCCGAATTTGATAATGAACTAAAAACTATTGTAAAAAACAGTTTTAATTAA
- a CDS encoding MBL fold metallo-hydrolase produces MKIYFLGTGTSQGIPIIGIDHPVCKSLDAKDKRLRVSIWITWGEHSYVVDCGPDFRQQMLSCGCRKLDAILFTHEHADHTAGLDDIRPYNFRQGEIPVYAHKRVIDNLKKRFDYVFETVNKYPGAPSVKTIEVINNRPFAIGDKMAVPINVMHGDLQVFGYRIDDFAYLTDVKTIDKTETEKLKNLKVLVVNALRVEPHDTHFNLQEALDFINLVKPEKAYLTHISHVLGFHEEVQKQLPENVFLAYDNLEITI; encoded by the coding sequence TTGAAGATTTATTTTTTAGGTACCGGTACTTCTCAAGGTATTCCCATCATTGGGATTGATCACCCTGTTTGCAAGAGTTTAGACGCTAAGGATAAAAGACTTCGTGTGTCGATTTGGATCACATGGGGCGAGCATTCTTATGTTGTAGATTGTGGACCTGATTTCAGGCAGCAAATGCTTTCCTGCGGCTGTCGAAAACTTGATGCCATTTTATTCACACATGAGCATGCTGATCATACGGCCGGTTTAGATGATATTCGTCCTTATAATTTCAGGCAGGGAGAAATTCCCGTTTATGCCCACAAGCGAGTGATTGATAATTTAAAAAAGCGTTTTGATTATGTTTTTGAAACAGTCAATAAATATCCCGGCGCACCAAGTGTAAAAACTATTGAAGTAATCAATAACAGGCCTTTTGCTATTGGAGATAAGATGGCTGTCCCGATAAATGTTATGCATGGTGACTTGCAGGTTTTTGGGTACAGAATCGATGATTTTGCTTATTTAACAGATGTAAAAACCATTGACAAAACAGAAACTGAAAAATTAAAAAACCTGAAAGTCCTGGTTGTGAATGCACTTCGCGTAGAACCTCATGACACGCATTTTAATTTACAGGAAGCACTTGATTTTATCAACTTAGTAAAACCTGAAAAGGCTTATTTAACACACATTAGCCATGTTTTAGGATTTCATGAAGAAGTTCAGAAACAGCTTCCTGAAAATGTTTTCCTCGCTTATGATAACTTAGAAATTACAATTTAA
- a CDS encoding alpha/beta hydrolase, with protein MNLSLEYKIQEPKVILDKNPLLLLLHGYGSNEADLFSFATELPDNYYVISARAPFDLQYGAYAWYAINFDADQNKFSDNEQAKTSRDIIAGFIDELIENYPIDANNVTLIGFSQGSILSYATALSYPEKIQRVVAMSGYFNEEIIKEGFENNNFKNLKIFASHGTVDQVIPIEWARKTPAVLEKLNIPVTYKEYPVGHGVAPQNFFDFKNWLAG; from the coding sequence ATGAATTTATCTTTAGAATATAAAATACAAGAGCCAAAAGTAATTTTAGATAAAAATCCGTTGTTGCTTTTATTACACGGATACGGCAGCAACGAAGCCGATTTGTTTTCGTTTGCTACAGAACTTCCGGATAATTATTATGTAATTTCTGCAAGAGCACCTTTCGATTTACAATATGGAGCTTATGCTTGGTACGCCATTAATTTTGACGCAGACCAAAATAAATTTTCAGACAACGAGCAGGCTAAAACTTCACGTGATATAATCGCTGGTTTTATTGATGAATTGATCGAAAACTATCCAATTGATGCTAATAATGTAACTTTAATCGGCTTTAGCCAGGGTTCTATTTTAAGTTATGCTACGGCACTATCCTATCCTGAAAAAATTCAGCGGGTTGTGGCAATGAGCGGCTATTTTAATGAAGAAATCATAAAAGAAGGTTTTGAAAATAATAATTTCAAAAACCTCAAAATATTCGCCTCACACGGAACTGTAGATCAGGTTATTCCAATTGAATGGGCGAGAAAAACACCTGCTGTTTTAGAAAAATTAAATATTCCTGTTACTTATAAGGAATATCCGGTTGGTCATGGTGTTGCGCCTCAGAATTTCTTTGATTTTAAGAATTGGCTGGCCGGATAG
- a CDS encoding dihydroorotase codes for MKIIIRSAKIIDPKSPFHNQTVDLLIADGLIEKIGTSILDIDDSTEVKLENLHLSQGWFDSSVSFAEPGYEERETISNGLNVAAKSGFTAIALQPNSYPVIDNQSQVNFVKNKANGFATELFPIAALTKASEGKDMAELFDMKKSGAIAFGDYNKSLDNANLLKIALQYVQDFDGLVIAYSQDANIKGNGVANEGIVSTRLGLKGIPNLAEELQIARNLFLLEYTGGKLHIPTISTGKSVELIKEAKAKGLQVTCSVSVHHLVLTDEKLEGFDTRFKVTPPLRNEADRTALLNAVLDGTIDMITSDHNPIDIEFKKMEFDTAKNGTIGLESTFGALLTVLPIETVVAKLTSGRDVFGLENNIIKEGAKANFTFFTPEGRSTFTKENILSKSKNSAFLGTEINGSVYGILNQNQLVITK; via the coding sequence ATGAAAATAATCATCAGAAGCGCCAAAATTATCGATCCAAAAAGTCCGTTTCACAATCAGACAGTTGATCTTTTAATTGCAGATGGTTTAATAGAAAAAATAGGAACTTCCATTCTTGACATTGACGACTCAACCGAAGTTAAGCTGGAAAATTTACATCTTTCTCAAGGCTGGTTTGACAGTAGTGTTTCTTTTGCAGAACCAGGCTATGAAGAAAGGGAAACGATTTCAAACGGACTGAATGTAGCTGCAAAAAGCGGATTTACAGCCATTGCTTTACAACCAAACTCCTATCCTGTAATTGATAATCAATCGCAGGTAAATTTTGTAAAAAACAAAGCAAATGGTTTTGCTACAGAATTATTTCCTATTGCTGCCTTGACCAAAGCCAGCGAAGGAAAAGACATGGCAGAATTGTTTGACATGAAAAAATCCGGAGCCATCGCTTTTGGAGATTACAATAAAAGTCTGGACAACGCCAATCTGCTTAAAATCGCCCTACAATATGTGCAGGATTTTGATGGTTTGGTAATTGCCTATTCGCAGGATGCCAACATCAAAGGAAACGGAGTGGCAAATGAAGGGATTGTTTCAACAAGATTAGGTTTGAAAGGAATTCCGAATTTAGCCGAAGAATTACAAATTGCCCGAAACTTATTTTTATTGGAATATACTGGAGGAAAACTTCACATTCCAACTATTTCCACAGGGAAATCAGTCGAATTAATTAAAGAAGCTAAAGCAAAAGGCTTACAGGTAACGTGCAGTGTTTCTGTACATCATTTAGTATTGACAGATGAAAAACTGGAAGGTTTTGATACCCGCTTTAAAGTTACACCTCCACTACGAAACGAAGCTGACAGAACAGCTCTTTTAAATGCAGTATTAGACGGAACAATCGACATGATTACTTCAGATCATAACCCAATTGATATTGAATTCAAAAAAATGGAATTTGATACGGCAAAAAACGGAACGATAGGTCTGGAAAGCACTTTTGGAGCATTATTAACGGTTTTGCCAATTGAAACCGTGGTAGCAAAATTAACTTCAGGAAGAGACGTTTTCGGTTTAGAAAACAACATCATAAAAGAAGGAGCAAAAGCTAATTTCACATTCTTTACTCCGGAAGGAAGGTCAACTTTTACAAAAGAAAATATTCTTTCAAAATCTAAAAATTCTGCTTTTTTAGGAACTGAAATCAATGGTTCTGTATACGGAATTTTAAATCAAAATCAACTTGTCATTACAAAATAA